From the genome of Tripterygium wilfordii isolate XIE 37 chromosome 6, ASM1340144v1, whole genome shotgun sequence:
TTGGTCTTTCTATGTAATTTATTTGTTTACTTTCAAGATCTATAGACCCACTCACAGCCTTCTCATCTCCAGATCTATAACCCTAATTTTCCTTCTCCATTTGCTAATTCTCTGGATTTTAGTTGCTGGGTATTGGTTTTTTGTAGATCTGCAAGGAAATCACCATGTGGGGCCAATCCAGGCTCTCGCGAACTGGAAGCTTCAGGCCTGAAAATTTGGGCCAGAACGCTCTGGCCTTGATTGGCAATCTCTGCTTCACTTTCTTTGTTTTGGTTGTCCTAATTTTTACCATTATCGCCGCCACGTACGAGCCTGAGGACCCCCTCTTTCACCCTTCCACCAAAATTACCACATTCCTCACTTCCACATCCAATGCCACCTTCAAATCCGATAACACTGTTGTCAAGACTGGGGAGGATTTCATGGCCTCAAATCAGACTGCGTTTAACACGTTCATCAACATCACAGATGTTGTTGAAAACCCAGAGGGTAGTAACACTGAAACTGCCACACCAAATCAGTGTGCAAACAATATGGATGATCCAATTGACTGTAGAGATCCAGAGGTGTTCCATTTGATGATGAGGAAGGCCATAGAAGAGTTTAAGGATATTCACTTTTACCGGTTTGGGAAGCCCAATCGGGGGTCTAGTGATAATACATGTGATATGGCATGGCGATTTAGGCCCAAGGAAGGGAAGGCTGCTGCTTTTTATAAGGATTATAGGAGGTTTGTTATATCTAGGTCGGAGAATTGTACCTATAGTGTGGAGAGCATTGGGGAGTACCATTCGGGCGTGAATGcaagaaagaggaagaagaaagagaagcctGGGTTTGAGAAAACACCTGCTTCCCAGCAGCAACAAGCATCTCAGTTGCCGGTCGTTGGGGAGACTGTGAATGATTCACTTCCTGTGGTTGAATCAGAGAGATCGTTTGGTCATGGGAAGTATTTGATTTATACTGGTGGTGGGGATAGATGTAAGAGCATGAATCATTACTTGTGGAGTTTCTTATGTGCTCTTGGTGAAGCGCAATATTTGAACCGTACATTGGTTATGGATTTGACTAT
Proteins encoded in this window:
- the LOC120000515 gene encoding uncharacterized protein LOC120000515; amino-acid sequence: MWGQSRLSRTGSFRPENLGQNALALIGNLCFTFFVLVVLIFTIIAATYEPEDPLFHPSTKITTFLTSTSNATFKSDNTVVKTGEDFMASNQTAFNTFINITDVVENPEGSNTETATPNQCANNMDDPIDCRDPEVFHLMMRKAIEEFKDIHFYRFGKPNRGSSDNTCDMAWRFRPKEGKAAAFYKDYRRFVISRSENCTYSVESIGEYHSGVNARKRKKKEKPGFEKTPASQQQQASQLPVVGETVNDSLPVVESERSFGHGKYLIYTGGGDRCKSMNHYLWSFLCALGEAQYLNRTLVMDLTICLSSIYTSSSQDEEGKDFRFYFDFEHLKESASVLDQDQFWSDWSKWQKKDGLGLHLVEDFRITPMKLADVKDTLIMRKFGSVEPDNYWYRVCEGETESVVQRPWNLIWKSRRLMDIVSAIASRLNWDYDSVHIERGEKARNKELWPNLDADTSPNALLSTLSQKIEDGRNVYVATNEPVTSFFDPLKDKYSTHFLDEYKDLWDESSEWYSETTKLNNGVPVEFDGYMRVSVDTEVFLRGKKQIETFKDLTNDCKDGINTCSTAAS